One window of the Rosa rugosa chromosome 3, drRosRugo1.1, whole genome shotgun sequence genome contains the following:
- the LOC133738072 gene encoding dof zinc finger protein DOF1.6: MPTTPPEVSEIKRPRLIQSMPAAYPPPSSADPLPCPRCNSTQTKFCYYNNYNLAQPRHFCKGCRRYWTRGGALRNVPVGGGTRNKKLKLSHRASSSNSSSSPSSSSLTHETTAPNKPTSDSSVEKPDLPSDQQQLLNLNDNVTSEGGFSFLTMMNAQEQQPAFLSLGGYGYGSGFAHGFQQGYGYGARAAGVDFPTEMVGAFAGVYGVPGAAASSGFDINTWQMAVADHEGQGGGLVDWPEVQILDSVPAVSGGGAVKEEKVAADTSTDPCLNFPAF, from the coding sequence ATGCCCACAACTCCTCCTGAAGTTTCCGAGATCAAACGGCCGAGACTAATCCAGAGCATGCCTGCTGCTTACCCACCCCCGTCCTCGGCCGACCCGCTTCCCTGCCCGCGCTGCAACTCCACCCAGACGAAGTTCTGCTACTACAACAACTACAACCTCGCTCAGCCCCGCCACTTCTGCAAGGGCTGCCGCCGCTACTGGACTCGTGGTGGGGCCCTCCGCAACGTCCCCGTCGGCGGCGGAACTCGCAACAAGAAACTCAAACTCTCTCACCGCGCCTCCTCCTCCAACTCCTCCAGCTCGCCTTCCTCTTCGTCCCTCACCCACGAGACCACCGCACCGAACAAACCCACTTCCGACTCCTCTGTGGAAAAGCCCGATTTGCCCTCCGACCAACAACAACTTCTCAACCTGAACGACAACGTTACGAGTGAAGGAGGGTTTTCGTTTCTGACGATGATGAACGCTCAGGAACAACAACCTGCGTTTTTGTCCCTTGGTGGGTACGGGTACGGGTCGGGGTTTGCCCATGGGTTCCAGCAAGGTTACGGGTACGGCGCCAGAGCCGCAGGGGTTGATTTTCCGACGGAGATGGTCGGTGCTTTTGCTGGTGTCTATGGTGTTCCTGGGGCTGCTGCTTCTTCCGGGTTTGACATCAACACGTGGCAGATGGCGGTTGCTGATCATGAAGGTCAAGGTGGTGGATTGGTTGATTGGCCGGAGGTTCAGATTCTCGATTCCGTGCCAGCTGTCAGTGGTGGTGGTGCTGTCAAGGAAGAAAAGGTGGCAGCTGATACCTCAACCGACCCTTGTCTTAATTTCCCTGCATTCTGA
- the LOC133741069 gene encoding lysine histidine transporter-like 8, producing the protein MDERPETELISIPATPRGVSTPEIQTPSGQRSPRPPSKEAKSSAWTPTSFISPRFLSPIGTPMKRVLINMKGYLEEMGHLTKLNPQDAWLPITESRNGNAHYAAFHNLNAGVGFQALVLPVAFSFLGWSWGTLSLTIAYFWQLYTLWILVQLHEAVPGKRYNRYVELAQAAFGERLGVWLALFPTVYLSAGTATALILIGGETMKLFFQIVCGPLCSSNPLTTVEWYLVFTSLCIVLSQLPNLNSIAGLSLVGAVTAITYSTMVWVLSVSQPRPPTISYEPLPLPSFSASLFAALNALGIIAFAFRGHNLVLEIQATMPSTFKHPAHVPMWKGAKVAYFFIAMCVFPVAIGGFWAYGNLMPSGGILNALYAFHSHDIPRGLLAMSFLLVVFNCLSSFQIYSMPVFDSFEAGYTSRTNRPCSIWVRSGFRVFYGFISFFIGVALPFLSSLAGLLGGLTLPVTFAYPCFMWVLIKKPTKYSFNWYFNWILGWLGIAFSLAFSIGGIWSMVNSGLKLKFFKPPS; encoded by the exons ATGGACGAGAGGCCGGAGACAGAGCTCATCTCGATTCCGGCGACGCCACGTGGAGTGTCCACGCCGGAGATACAGACACCCTCCGGACAGAGGTCGCCTAGGCCGCCGTCCAAGGAGGCTAAGTCGTCGGCGTGGACTCCGACGTCGTTCATATCTCCTAGGTTCTTGAGCCCCATTGGGACTCCAATGAAGAGGGTTCTCATCAACATGAAGGGTTATTTGGAGGAGATGGGCCACCTCACCAAGCTCAACCCTCAGGACGCTTGGCTTCCCATCACCGAGTCTCGCAATGGAAACGCTCACTACGCTGCGTTTCACAACCTCAATGCCGGTGTTGGATTCCAGGCCTTGGTTCTTCCCGTTGCCTTCTCTTTTCTTGGCTG GAGTTGGGGAACGCTTTCCTTAACCATAGCCTACTTTTGGCAACTATACACATTGTGGATTCTAGTTCAGCTACATGAAGCTGTTCCCGGAAAGAGGTACAACAGATATGTGGAGCTTGCTCAAGCAGCCTTTG GGGAAAGATTGGGTGTTTGGCTTGCTCTGTTTCCAACTGTTTACCTATCAGCAGGAACTGCAACAGCTTTGATTCTCATAGGAGGAGAGACCATGAAACTATTTTTCCAGATTGTTTGCGGGCCTCTCTGTTCATCAAATCCCCTAACAACAGTGGAGTGGTACCTAGTATTCACTTCCTTGTGTATCGTTCTGTCTCAGCTTCCAAACCTCAATTCAATAGCTGGACTTTCATTAGTAGGAGCTGTCACAGCCATCACTTACTCCACAATGGTTTGGGTCCTCTCTGTAAGCCAACCAAGGCCACCCACAATTTCTTATGAACCGCTTCCATTGCCATCTTTCTCTGCTTCCCTCTTTGCAGCCTTGAACGCACTTGGTATTATAGCCTTTGCATTCAGAGGCCACAATTTAGTTCTAGAGATTCAG gCAACAATGCCATCAACCTTTAAGCACCCAGCTCATGTACCCATGTGGAAAGGTGCAAAGGTTGCCTATTTCTTCATTGCCATGTGTGTGTTCCCTGTTGCGATTGGAGGCTTCTGGGCTTATGGAAACCTT ATGCCTTCTGGAGGGATACTGAATGCATTATACGCGTTCCACAGTCATGACATCCCCAGAGGGCTACTTGCAATGAGTTTCCTACTAGTTGTTTTCAATTGTTTGAGCAGTTTTCAGATATACTCTATGCCCGTATTCGATAGTTTTGAAGCTGGTTACACTAGTCGTACCAACCGCCCCTGTTCAATCTGGGTACGGTCTGGTTTTCGAGTCTTCTATGGCTTCATCTCCTTCTTCATAGGTGTGGCACTCCCCTTCCTGTCTAGTCTTGCTGGACTATTGGGAGGACTGACCCTTCCAGTCACATTTGCTTACCCTTGCTTCATGTGGGTTCTCATAAAAAAGCCCACAAAGTACAGCTTTAATTGGTATTTCAATTGGATCTTGGGCTGGTTGGGGATTGCCTTTAGTTTGGCCTTTTCAATTGGAGGCATCTGGAGTATGGTCAACAGTGGACTTAAATTGAAGTTCTTCAAGCCGCCTAGCTGA